Proteins encoded by one window of Esox lucius isolate fEsoLuc1 chromosome 4, fEsoLuc1.pri, whole genome shotgun sequence:
- the LOC105029992 gene encoding transcription termination factor 1-like isoform X1, translated as MTEVWMKKKESKKLKNQKKKEKNLDSWKATKKREPEETTMSKNQPKNTQTELRNGGGNCLTVLRLADDPEIIDLRSQHVVTEEEKHTKENRKREDEKLRLIHLNICPDEIELRGIVENTERIFKSKRQEAKLDEGSAAVGDHRSVKKNRCRESDIRVDLAPSISVIDITSSGDTRTFEAGAIGVTDGSHPVMIKTKIQHCRTSPKETGTKHGTSPKETGTKHRTSPKETGTKHRTSPKETGTKHGPSPKETGTKHGPSPKETGTKHGPSPKETGTKHGTSPKETGTKHRTSPKETRTKHRTSSKETGTKHRPSPKETGTKHRPSPKETGTKRRACQTSVKPLSEKEFRYFTELKELVPDIESRSVRAIRCMIKNDLDRFKEFRRKGIPLRTGRFSAQENKQLSRNIDNFLALTGIDSATKLFHTKRFKDDFKTIQKLKHLHEFPKIIADGLARPWCNIYFRGGRKMFDASNYLGRRWFNEDDLKALKKLQNVYGNNWVKISELTGRSETPLRKRFSQMYASLGAWSEPEMKRLLDAVRNHLEVEAEPGGGPVLIRKNKMYMHIPWTEVARSVKTRHRDQCRNKWMGYLNRKMANTQSVYNSAKSFQLKVNLIKALNTLQVEDTAEIDWEVIANTVGDVTPSCAQNHYHKLRLSKVPFWQSMSFCEIIDYLYNTVLPQFEEVLQQVNLEFGESAPGGHPREFFLLSEIFDNDDR; from the exons ATGACAGAGGTATGGATGaagaagaaagagagcaagaaacTTAAAAATcaaaagaagaaagagaagaacCTGGATAGCtggaaagcaacaaaaaaacgaGAGCCAGAAGAGACCACGATGAGTAAGAACCAGCCcaagaacacacaaacagaacttAGAAACGGAGGAGGAAACTGCCTGACCGTTTTAAGATTAGCAGATGATCCTGAAATCATAGATCTACGCTCTCAACACGTGGTaacagaggaagagaagcaTACAAAAGAGAACAGGAAACGGGAGGACGAAAAACTCAGATTGATTCATCTAAACATTTGTCCAGATGAAATTGAGCTTCGAGGTATTGTAGAAAATACTGAGAGAATATTTAAATCAAAAAGACAGGAAGCAAAATTGGATGAGGGGTCTGCAGCAGTGGGAGACCACAGGAGTGTAAAGAAAAACCGCTGCAGAGAGTCAGACATAAGAGTGGACCTCGCCCCTTCCATTTCTGTCATAGATATAACATCTTCCGGTGACACTAGGACTTTTGAGGCTGGAGCAATTGGAGTAACAGATGGCTCCCATCCAGTCATGATTAAGACAAAGATTCAACATTGTAGGACCAGCCCAAAGGAGACTGGAACCAAACACGGAACCAGCCCAAAGGAGACTGGGACCAAACACAGAACCAGCCCAAAGGAGACTGGGACCAAACACAGAACCAGTCCAAAGGAGACTGGGACCAAACACGGACCCAGCCCAAAGGAGACTGGGACCAAACACGGACCCAGCCCAAAGGAGACTGGGACCAAACACGGACCCAGCCCAAAGGAGACTGGGACCAAACACGGAACCAGCCCAAAGGAGACTGGGACCAAACACAGAACCAGCCCAAAGGAGACTAGGACCAAACACAGAACCAGTTCAAAGGAGACTGGGACCAAACACAGACCCAGCCCAAAGGAGACTGGGACCAAACACAGACCCAGCCCAAAGGAGACTGGGACCAAACGCAGAGCCTGTCAGACGAGTGTTAAACCTCTAAG TGAGAAAGAATTTAGGTATTTTACTGAGCTGAAAGAGTTAGTTCCTGATATTGAGTCTAGGAGTGTTCGCGCCATCCGCTGTATGATAAAGAATGATCTTGATCGATTCAAGGAATTCAGAAGAAAAG GCATTCCCCTGCGAACCGGACGATTCAGTGCCCAGGAGAACAAACAGCTCAGCAGAAACATTGACAACTTCCTAGCTCTCACTGGGATTGACAGCGCCACAAAGCTCTTCCATACAAAGCGCTTCAAAGATGATTTCAAAACTATCCAGAAGTTGAAGCATCTGCATGAATTCCCTAAAATAATCG CTGACGGCCTTGCAAGGCCTTGGTGTAACATCTATTTTCGTGGTGGGAGGAAAAtgtttgatgccagcaactaCCTGGGCAG ACGATGGTTTAACGAAGATGACCTTAAGGCTTTGAAAAAACTGCAGAATGTTTACGGAAACAACTGGGTGAAGATATCCGAGTTAACTGGGCGAAGTGAAACGCCCCTTAGGAAACGTTTTTCTCAGATGT ATGCCAGCCTTGGTGCCTGGAGTGAGCCAGAAATGAAGAGACTATTGGACGCTGTACGGAACCACCTGGAAGTTGAGGCAGAGCCTGGCGGTGGACCAGTACTCATCAGGAAAAACAAGATGTACATGCACATCCCCTGGACAGAGGTGGCCCGCAGCGTGAAGACACGCCACCGGGACCAGTGTAGAAATAAATG GATGGGTTATCTAAACCGTAAAATGGCAAATACACAATCAGTCTACAACAGTGCAAAATCGTTTCAGCTTAAAGTGAATTTGATTAAAGC GTTGAACACATTACAGGTTGAAGATACTGCAGAAATTGACTGGGAAGTCATTGCTAACACAGTTGG GGATGTTACTCCTTCATGTGCACAGAACCACTATCACAAACTACGATTGTCCAAAGTTCCTTTTTGGCAGAGCATGTCCTTCTGTG AGATCATTGATTACCTGTATAATACAGTTCTTCCCCAGTTTGAAGAAGTCCTACAACAAGTTAATTTGGAATTTGGGGAGAGTGCGCCTGGAGGCCACCCACGAGAGTTCTTCCTGCTCTCAGAGATTTTTGATAATGATGACAGATGA
- the LOC105029992 gene encoding transcription termination factor 1-like isoform X2: MTEVWMKKKESKKLKNQKKKEKNLDSWKATKKREPEETTMSKNQPKNTQTELRNGGGNCLTVLRLADDPEIIDLRSQHVVTEEEKHTKENRKREDEKLRLIHLNICPDEIELRGIVENTERIFKSKRQEAKLDEGSAAVGDHRSVKKNRCRESDIRVDLAPSISVIDITSSGDTRTFEAGAIGVTDGSHPVMIKTKIQHCRTSPKETGTKHGTSPKETGTKHRTSPKETGTKHRTSPKETGTKHGPSPKETGTKHGPSPKETGTKHGPSPKETGTKHGTSPKETGTKHRTSPKETRTKHRTSSKETGTKHRPSPKETGTKHRPSPKETGTKRRACQTSVKPLSEKEFRYFTELKELVPDIESRSVRAIRCMIKNDLDRFKEFRRKGIPLRTGRFSAQENKQLSRNIDNFLALTGIDSATKLFHTKRFKDDFKTIQKLKHLHEFPKIIADGLARPWCNIYFRGGRKMFDASNYLGRRWFNEDDLKALKKLQNVYGNNWVKISELTGRSETPLRKRFSQMYASLGAWSEPEMKRLLDAVRNHLEVEAEPGGGPVLIRKNKMYMHIPWTEVARSVKTRHRDQCRNKWLNTLQVEDTAEIDWEVIANTVGDVTPSCAQNHYHKLRLSKVPFWQSMSFCEIIDYLYNTVLPQFEEVLQQVNLEFGESAPGGHPREFFLLSEIFDNDDR, from the exons ATGACAGAGGTATGGATGaagaagaaagagagcaagaaacTTAAAAATcaaaagaagaaagagaagaacCTGGATAGCtggaaagcaacaaaaaaacgaGAGCCAGAAGAGACCACGATGAGTAAGAACCAGCCcaagaacacacaaacagaacttAGAAACGGAGGAGGAAACTGCCTGACCGTTTTAAGATTAGCAGATGATCCTGAAATCATAGATCTACGCTCTCAACACGTGGTaacagaggaagagaagcaTACAAAAGAGAACAGGAAACGGGAGGACGAAAAACTCAGATTGATTCATCTAAACATTTGTCCAGATGAAATTGAGCTTCGAGGTATTGTAGAAAATACTGAGAGAATATTTAAATCAAAAAGACAGGAAGCAAAATTGGATGAGGGGTCTGCAGCAGTGGGAGACCACAGGAGTGTAAAGAAAAACCGCTGCAGAGAGTCAGACATAAGAGTGGACCTCGCCCCTTCCATTTCTGTCATAGATATAACATCTTCCGGTGACACTAGGACTTTTGAGGCTGGAGCAATTGGAGTAACAGATGGCTCCCATCCAGTCATGATTAAGACAAAGATTCAACATTGTAGGACCAGCCCAAAGGAGACTGGAACCAAACACGGAACCAGCCCAAAGGAGACTGGGACCAAACACAGAACCAGCCCAAAGGAGACTGGGACCAAACACAGAACCAGTCCAAAGGAGACTGGGACCAAACACGGACCCAGCCCAAAGGAGACTGGGACCAAACACGGACCCAGCCCAAAGGAGACTGGGACCAAACACGGACCCAGCCCAAAGGAGACTGGGACCAAACACGGAACCAGCCCAAAGGAGACTGGGACCAAACACAGAACCAGCCCAAAGGAGACTAGGACCAAACACAGAACCAGTTCAAAGGAGACTGGGACCAAACACAGACCCAGCCCAAAGGAGACTGGGACCAAACACAGACCCAGCCCAAAGGAGACTGGGACCAAACGCAGAGCCTGTCAGACGAGTGTTAAACCTCTAAG TGAGAAAGAATTTAGGTATTTTACTGAGCTGAAAGAGTTAGTTCCTGATATTGAGTCTAGGAGTGTTCGCGCCATCCGCTGTATGATAAAGAATGATCTTGATCGATTCAAGGAATTCAGAAGAAAAG GCATTCCCCTGCGAACCGGACGATTCAGTGCCCAGGAGAACAAACAGCTCAGCAGAAACATTGACAACTTCCTAGCTCTCACTGGGATTGACAGCGCCACAAAGCTCTTCCATACAAAGCGCTTCAAAGATGATTTCAAAACTATCCAGAAGTTGAAGCATCTGCATGAATTCCCTAAAATAATCG CTGACGGCCTTGCAAGGCCTTGGTGTAACATCTATTTTCGTGGTGGGAGGAAAAtgtttgatgccagcaactaCCTGGGCAG ACGATGGTTTAACGAAGATGACCTTAAGGCTTTGAAAAAACTGCAGAATGTTTACGGAAACAACTGGGTGAAGATATCCGAGTTAACTGGGCGAAGTGAAACGCCCCTTAGGAAACGTTTTTCTCAGATGT ATGCCAGCCTTGGTGCCTGGAGTGAGCCAGAAATGAAGAGACTATTGGACGCTGTACGGAACCACCTGGAAGTTGAGGCAGAGCCTGGCGGTGGACCAGTACTCATCAGGAAAAACAAGATGTACATGCACATCCCCTGGACAGAGGTGGCCCGCAGCGTGAAGACACGCCACCGGGACCAGTGTAGAAATAAATG GTTGAACACATTACAGGTTGAAGATACTGCAGAAATTGACTGGGAAGTCATTGCTAACACAGTTGG GGATGTTACTCCTTCATGTGCACAGAACCACTATCACAAACTACGATTGTCCAAAGTTCCTTTTTGGCAGAGCATGTCCTTCTGTG AGATCATTGATTACCTGTATAATACAGTTCTTCCCCAGTTTGAAGAAGTCCTACAACAAGTTAATTTGGAATTTGGGGAGAGTGCGCCTGGAGGCCACCCACGAGAGTTCTTCCTGCTCTCAGAGATTTTTGATAATGATGACAGATGA